CAATTACAAAGCACAACCAGTCAACCATACAATGATAAAACCACATTCGTTATTCTATAACACACCAGGGTGACTTTTATCAAaagtatgtaatttttttatttttttatttgagggtcactttcaaattattattaaaaataaaataaattgtaccAGATAATTTCTGAGTTAAaaattgtaatatcttttataatttattattttatttttttaattggagtcataaattttttacaatttcatttttttatttatgacttcaaaagttatatatgttttttttttaatcttaccCACTTTGAAGTTGTAAGTTTCTTTTTTACCtttaaagttttttcttttagaatttttcatttatctttttttcttttgttttgctttcaattttttaaaaaattgtaaataattttatttatttaattatttgaatattattttatttaatatattttgtatatttaaaatttagataattttataataatgttattgaatttcatttcttttgtaaatgaaataaaaaaaactaacataatgttatttaatatatttttttgaatattttttattttaaatacttaaattttgaaaaactaaaattttaaaataaatattaaaatatttttttattaatattaacttatactttatgaaataatattatttattttgtataaagaATTTACTATTAACAACATctaataatttagtaataaaagtagttgttaaattaaaaataacataatacattaatataaaatgaagaatataaattaaagagaaacataaaaaatataaattatattatatttatttaataattaaataaataaaattatgtacaatattcataaaaatttgaaagcaaaacaaaagaaaataaaaaattctaaaaaacaaaactttaagggtaaaaaagaaaacttaCAACTTCAAAAAGtcgaaagattaaaaaatatataaaagattttacgattttaattaaaaaaaaattataacagatGTTACGTTTTCTAACTCGAAAGTTATAATACATATTACGACTTATtccatttttataataatttgaaccaaataaaaaataaaataaaattacacgtTAAAAGTCCATGTGTCAGCATTGGAAAAACATATATACTATAGTTTACAGAGTAAATTGTAATATAAGAGTTAAGACCATCTAATGTTTGTGTAAGTTATACTCActctttaaaaataagtaataccCTTTGAAATATTGCATGGAAAAAGACATGTGACCGGAAACTATTCAATTATGAGCACTTGTTTGGTGTAAATTCATAACTAGGAGAAAATgtgtaatatttaaaacaaaatatgaagtGTGAAAGTTAAGTAAACTCCACTTAAAACCATTTATTTTCAATGATATAAGAATCAAGAGGCACACGAACACAACTAACTTCTCAATAatctaaataattttagttgaattttaatatgttttcctcttatatttttcattgtttACAATATTTTAATCCTATAAATATTCGCATTAAATCCTTGCCTCTAGTTTCTAGCTAGGGTGTTTCCGCGTGCTAAATTCGTTGAAGGTATCTATTAGATCCCTACGGATTTCTCAAACCCCTATTTTCAAAGGCTCCACACAGAAGAACAAATGTGATTGCGTTTGAAAAGCACGAGTTTGATCACGTTTGACAAGGGAGACAAGGATAAGAGCAAACTCATTTCAGATAAAAGCTTAGCATTAAACTTTTGAAGCAAAGCAAGTAGGCATGCTAGGTATATGGTCAACTCCATCTACCCTTTTGATCGAGTTCTTCCTTTGACTTATAAAATTACTATATACATTATCCTTTCCATAAATACAGACACAATTTGTAGCTATCTCTTTTCAACTAGCTAGTAGTCATGTCTTAACAAAAATGAATGTCATACCCATTAGCAAAAAAAGATGTGGGGGAAGGATATGAATCGGGTGGCAAGCCCCAAAAAGATATgatgaaaaggaaaatgaaatcaGAAACAAAGGATAATGCCACTTAGGCGTTCACATTAATACGTTGCTACTGTTGTGACCTACTAACCCCGTCGGCCAGTCCCACATGGCACTATTAATTCATCAGTTTAGGAGTGATTGATTCATTtgggttatttttataaatttttattatcaaaatgagtttttttaataaattattagcaTGGATCTCTTTTAATTAAAGTATAGAGTCAAACTAACAATTTGAGCACCTGACAGTTCAATAAGCAAAAAGGATAAATCAACAATTTCGAATTGttattttatcatatcaaaataaAGTAACAACTCAAAATTACTGATTTTTTACTCCAACATTCAACAATTTGAAATTGTTGGTTTGTTGATATAGCTATCCGCAATCGCTAGTTGGTATGCGTGCAACTTGAGTtcaccataaaaaaaaattacatgatatATGAATCAACACTTGTTCAAGtacaaatgaaaacaataatatgCTTAACATCGAAAGAGTAGTATGCTTAGCTCCATTTTGAGCAATAACAGCTACATAACATAGATCCTAACATTtgaattatataaattgttgtTTTGATGTTAAGCATAATGTTATTTTCACATATACTTGAACTAATGTTGATTCAtatattctataattttttattatagactCGAGTTGCATGTCTACAAATCAAGATTGTTACTTTATTttgacataataaaaataataatctaagATTGTTTTTGTCACATCAATATTCAATAATTTGAATGGTTCATCCTTTTTACCTATTGAAATGTCATGTTCTCAAATTATCAATTTAACTTTAAACTTTTATCAAAATAGACTCatatcaaaaatttattttagaaaaaaacacatcttaataaaatttttataaaagtgaCCAAAAAGGTTCAACCACTCCACTTGAGTTTAGTCTTTAGTGAATTGCCCGTGAGATTCCCCTTTACATGGGCCACGTGGCTATCGGTCACTGATTGATCCCCTCACCATTACTTTCATGCGTTACCCCATTGCTTCAACCCcacaaaaacaattatcaattaagatatatgaaaaaattcatGTTAGATTTTTACtgtgtatagttttttttaatcaacaatAATCATGCATCATGAATACAATTAATCTTTTAATCTTtgattcaataaattaaaaaatatttatgaggtctgacctaaaattaaaaaaatcaattaacaattaataatattaaaaacaaaatcaaacaaaactctTTTTTATGTGCTTATTTGTCTCTCCCCACAGCCCAACACTTTACATAAACTTAGTTATTGTAGTTGGTTTacgaattttaagaaataataagttaacatatattttttaaaataaataaatttatatttatactttaattttaataaattaaaattattaaatatttaattcaattcaattactTCATtacttcttttaaaaataatcttaacgctaattaatttttcttttaccatTACTAAAGTAATAAATGTATTAAAGAATGTGATgaaaaaagaacaagaaaaataatactaatagaGTGAAGGAAAATGCAGTTGAGTACGaacaacttttatttaaaaaagtgaaGGAATATTATTGTTGGAGAATGTAAAAGAAGGATAAGTTGTAACGGAAAAACAATACTAGTATTTTACAAGGATCCATCCATGAATGGTTAGTAATTCCCACTGTTCATATTTACTTCATAACAATTGGTTCGCACCAAATAGCGTTACtcatgaaggaaaatattaaGAGAAGTTAACGTATGCTTATTCCTTACAAAAATGATACATTTATGAGTCTTTGTTATACAGTACTAGTAAAATTCATATTCTTAGTTTTACTCATTATTACTGTTACTTTTCGTCTTTTTATAATATAcaagttataatataaaatatattatcgcttattttatttataaaaatatcatatataccagggatgaaactaaaaaaaacggTCAGGGGACGAAAATCTAACGcaagatttgaaaaagataaataaatcttaatataaatttttttaatatgatgcAATATTTACCAtgttaaaaaagaaatcatGTTACGTATTTACTCTTGACCTTAGTGTCTTTGAAGATAGAAAAAGGAAATACATTTTTGAGAGAAGAAGACAAActcaaaaataaagtaaaagaataaaaggaaataCATTATTTGATTACTTCAGATACCTTATTACAATGCACACCTAAAcatttataaaacataaaaactattaatttatgcattttgagttttaacttttttttatcctgtGGAAAGATTTTTGAGTTTTaactaaacataatataaagTGTATCATTactgatattattttttgtaaaccTACAAATAACGTGTAAAATAGGTATAAGGAGTAAAAGAATAAGGGTGGtatattagtaaaataaaaaggaaagcaAGATGAGAATTTAAAAGGGGAAAATATTAGtgtatgcataaaaaaaatctgcATCAGGGGGCGATTGCCCCTTTTTCCTTCAACCTAGTTCTGCCCTGTATATtgcaaaatactaataaaatttgaaccaaaaCAATGTCATAATGTGGTGGTTGTTTTTCAACAagatatatattgtttaattttaatgattttgagtgtttttgttttttgtttttttcttgatattttatttaacatcttttagctatttttttctaattcattTATATGATGTCTATGCTGCAAAATCTAtgtatttttctatttctaaaTATGGTGACAGAAAAACTAATAATGATAGGTGACTACTTTTATTTTACACAACAGTAGCTAATaattacagaaaaaaaatatcatccatACAAAGTTAATTTTTAGCATACAAAAACTTATTTGTGTATACatgtatataatataatcatttttttatactgcATAATCTATTAATTATTGAACAGCTCTCTTTAAAACTTTGTACAGATGATATATTTCTTAcgataaataaattatccacCAATTTAACCGTTACAAATTGCCTCCTATTATTGGCCTGAGCTAGTAGTAATCTTCATGGAATAGACCACACGCCTACATCCACATAATGAAAAGCAGAGATCCAAATAAAGGTTAAAAAGAGTACTTATAAACATATACGTCAAGATCCTATAATTCATTTTCggtctattttttttacttgtttctctgtatttttttaattatatctatcaTTTTTCCTggtgctttttctttttttctatccaTTTCTCCTCTCTAATCCATCATGAAATGATGTGGACTTCTACAGTTTCAGTTAAAAATATAAGACATTACAGTCCCGTTATTTCTATTTAgccataaataattaataaagatataattatattttaatcccATACgtttatatgtatattaaaaattctctcaaaataaagaaaatgatacaTATTGTCTCacttttatcatataaaataactaaaaaataatgagatcTGACTGGTCATACCTTCATATTCATTTGCTTGTAtaacatttaaaacaaaaactaatcaGAGAAAGTTACCATTCAATTCGATTTCAACGGAAAGCCTAAAACTAACCAACAGAATCATACAACTCGCAAGTTCTTATTGCACCCAAAAAAGGCCGAGTACCCATATCAGTAGAGGCTTACATTAAGATTTACGCTGAACACTTAACAAGGGCCATTTGACTCATGCTACcaccattaaaaaataaatttatacaacACTATTTTATCTTACCACATTTATCGTCTTATCTCACACTTTGTTCTCTTCTAATCTCTattgtataataaaattattcaaatatatcgGGCAAATACATCCAATAACTAATCCATCTACGTTATATATCTAAGAAATATACTAACCAAGAGAACTCAATAACAAAAGAAAGTCAGGCAAGATAAGATCATGGACTGCGGGCATATTATCAAAGGACAGAAGACATTGGCGTCAAAAAGGTCTTTAAGAAAAGATTAGCAACATGACATGCCCAAACACAAAAGCATATTGGGATTCACCCACGAGTTCATATCCTCACCCAAAAGCCATACCCCATTATTGTTATAAAAGTGTCCCATAGTCATAGATTCCAATACAGTAGAAggagtattttatatttaataaaataaaaatattataagtaggCAAAGTTCAAATCCCGAAAGACGATAGGTAAATAACACTGGAAACGTCGGTTGCGTTTGGGTGGAAAGGGATATGAAAAGCCAAGTCCATTTACGAAAAAGCTAATTCGTAACAACAAAAGGTGAGGGGATATGGATATATGGATATTCCTTCAACttagcaaaataaaaataaatgcacATATTCCTCATTCTCTCCATTCCCACCTCCAAGTCGCTACCCTAACTAGATAatatattttgagaaaatacttacagaatgagaaagaaagaaagagaaaaagacaaaagaaCCAAAAAGGCAAGGTGGACGTTGACTTGTTAGACCTCTCTCGGGTCAACAAAAATGGACATGCCGGGCTGAGATTTGGTCCAGTCACCAACGGAACCGTCACTGTAATCCTCGCCCAACCGCTTCATACACCATAAATCTTCACACGACAGCATCTTCCAGTGGGGTATTCCGAACCTTAAGGGCTCGTTTGAGGACACTTCCGTGGCCACCACACTACACCCTTTTTCCATAGCGAGGTTGTGCACGAACCCACACAGGGCCTTCACCATCTTCACACCCTCTGGGCCTTCGCCTCCCAGCCCGTACATGAACTGAAACCCAAACGGCCTAAACAAGTCCGGCATCGACGGTAACCGCAGCCACGGCAAGGCCCGGTCCACCAACCGGGACGTCTTTGCAAGTGTGCGTTTCAAGCGCGACGCACCACGCACCTCGAGCGTGAACACTTCCTTAGTGTTCCACACACTGACCATGGCCCAGGAGTGCGGTGGGTCCGACAGAAAAAGATCCGGGCCGGGCCACGTCTCGGCACTGTAGGACCCATTTGGGAGCGCCAAAAATGTTCCCAAATTTAGTTTGTTGTTCAGAATTGAGTCAATGTCGCGCGGGAAATATTCTGTTGTGGCAAAATGGCGACGGTAGACAAACTCGGCGTCTGAGGGAGAAAGACTTATGATTGTGACCCTTGGAGACACCCTTGCTCGGTGAGCAAAAACTGGGTTGACAAGAATGGACGGATTACGAAATTTTGAATACCCGCATTTGTCGGTGAAGAGTTTAATGGATGCTAAATTGTCTCTTTCCGTTGCCATGTAAGAATACTCCGCATCGTTATCTCTGAACCAAGACTCCATTCTATGCACTAGTTTCAACCCTATTCCCATTCTACTGCATcatcaaaaacacaaataattaattaacatctcATTCACAAAAACAGCATTTACTCTCCgttaatgttatttattaatcTTATTCTTACCGTTGGTTGGGAGCAACGCGAAGGCCTAGTATATATGCGACTCTGGTGTACACTGGGACATGTTTCACATTAGTGTTGTTGTATTTTCCATTTCTGGACAATCTTTTCCCGCATGTGACAGTTTTTATGCAACCTCTTATCATTCCTACTATCTCTTCGCCAATCTCCGCTACCTGTTGAATCcacatgaaaaataatttttcattaagagaTTGTTTAATCGTTTTTCATTAAGTTGGTGACAGAAATATAAATGTGTCGGTACgtataaatcatatatatatatatatatatatatataggcattgATTAAAACGTTTGTAAGTTAATATATACCAGCATGAGAAAAGCAGGTGAATGGCGGACCCTGCAAATTGGGTCGCCGAGCATGTCGGTGAAGAGAGAAAGCTTGCCGCTGGGTCCAACTTCGCATGACCTTTCAACGGTTTCTACTCTCTCTCGGTCTTTATTCAGGTCGAACTCTCTCACAACCAACGTAGGTGATAGCTCCTCACCCATTTGAGAGAGAGTATAATAACAGGTATATATGCGTGGTAGAGAAGATGATAAGATGGATAGCAAACAAAGTGCGAGGAACTATTGTGAGCGACGGGTAGAGTTTTATAGATAGAGGAGGGATTTTGAGAGTGAGCAAATCGCAGCTTTTTCAAGGCTGGTTTAACTTGTGCACTGTGCTATAAGCAAGAAACCTAAGCCTACCAAAGCTTCGAAATTTGAGACCCAGAGCAGAGCCACGAATTTTGGAAAATCAGAACTGTTTATTTAGgagcaaataaagaaaaaagaagggagCTGTTTATTTAGATATTTCTGCTTCTATTCTTCCGCAGAGGTACAATACAAGTCCCTTGTGGGCTTTAAATACTGAACTTTTTAGCTATTCTTTCttgctgttttttttaataaaaaataaaaataggactattattttttagtttctctcTCCAGAATCTACCACTTCCTTTTGCTTTCGCTTCGAATTATATATAACGTTAAAATAATTCTGAATGTCTTTATCTATTCCCCCAACCTTCCAtctgtttgttttctttatctgcgcgactttttttttctttgatattggacttttaatttatttttctcgcTCTATGACTGGTACTTGTGATAATAATGacggaaaagaaataaaaaaaaatgaaaatgaatcaaTAATATTCATTGCGAAGCGAAAGGAAGGGGAAGGGGCAAGGGATGAGGAAGTGGCGGCTATGGCTGCGCAGTATTGTGGAGATGTTTctcttaattgattttttaataatcatttattttatactgAAGGACGCGTTGCCATCATGACCCCATTTGTAATCATTACCTTTAATACTACTCTCTTTCCCCCTACTACCTCCGCCCCATAATGTGTAATGTTTATATATGCATCATATGGAATGAGATGCACATGCATATTTCATGTGGGAGTGGGATGGAATCTAGTATATATCTACTATACTAGTACAATATTATATATCTATCTTTCATTGGACacttaatttcaattttgtcaTCACGTGTGTTATTTACTGTGTTTATTTTGGATGATAGTATGTTCAGGTAGTatttagttaaaatatattttagtgtatttgagatgaaagttttaaaatttagtgtgaattctatatttttatattttactttaatttaaatattttatctttttatttcaatttacttttatatttctttcatttctttaaatCAAACACACTCTCAATGCTGTGAAGTGTGAATTACATGCAAAGGATGTGATTTAGTAGCTAGATAGCGTTACCATGAGAACAATGCGTTTTTCTCATTCTaccaaatattatattaatattaattaattggatAGTGCCGTAAAATTATAATGGATGAATCTTCAAATAATCTAATTACCATTtgctttataataataaaaaaatactcctAAGCACTTTCTGCGGAAACGGGTGCTGTTAAAAAGCAAAGTGGgggcattttatttatttgaattatgtTGTTGTTTCAGTGCTGAGACCGCTGACTAGTGACTAATGAGCTGCAAAAGCGGGTTTCTCTTTAGCTGCTGCTGGTAATGATCGTCACCATTCGTATAATAATTAACCTCAGTTTCAAATTGACGGCTAGGATACTTTCTTCACGAGCTGCCAAGATTTTATGTACTTTTATCATACGTACTGATTAAAGCCTATGGCTATGGGGAAAGTTAAAAAAAGGGTCATTATTCTTGTAAGTTattatatctaataaattttaaattaatatctaaCAAAAATAAGTTATGAGATATCTTATGATTTTTGAAGATAAAGTCATAAGTTAATTCataattctttttctgttttattgaagttgtaaaaaaaaaaatctaattttttaaattataaccttaaaatcataaattgatttatgacctcaaagtatttttttaaatatttattagaatttgtaatttttttaaattactttttaacgaatttaaattagttttaatttataattttatttaatatttttatactgttttatttaatatattttttattagaattattatttatttttaaaattaaaaaataatgtaaataaaagacttaaatttaaataaaaatattaatagtgaaaaaatatttacttaaaaattatgtaggaaattattcatttacttaatgataaccgtaaaattaatttaaaaaatcaaaagatttaataatatttgataaattttaatttaatattatttgttaatattagtaacaaaaatattaaaaaaaattaaaaataatttaaactcgttaaaaaataatttttaaa
The nucleotide sequence above comes from Glycine soja cultivar W05 chromosome 11, ASM419377v2, whole genome shotgun sequence. Encoded proteins:
- the LOC114375802 gene encoding probable N-acetyltransferase HLS1, which translates into the protein MGEELSPTLVVREFDLNKDRERVETVERSCEVGPSGKLSLFTDMLGDPICRVRHSPAFLMLVAEIGEEIVGMIRGCIKTVTCGKRLSRNGKYNNTNVKHVPVYTRVAYILGLRVAPNQRRMGIGLKLVHRMESWFRDNDAEYSYMATERDNLASIKLFTDKCGYSKFRNPSILVNPVFAHRARVSPRVTIISLSPSDAEFVYRRHFATTEYFPRDIDSILNNKLNLGTFLALPNGSYSAETWPGPDLFLSDPPHSWAMVSVWNTKEVFTLEVRGASRLKRTLAKTSRLVDRALPWLRLPSMPDLFRPFGFQFMYGLGGEGPEGVKMVKALCGFVHNLAMEKGCSVVATEVSSNEPLRFGIPHWKMLSCEDLWCMKRLGEDYSDGSVGDWTKSQPGMSIFVDPREV